Part of the Gammaproteobacteria bacterium genome is shown below.
ATTTGCCGGTTTACAAGTTTGGCGTTACACCCTGGCAACATGGCCAGCAAGCAGATGACATCCGCGCCCGTTACAAACCCATGATGGACTGGCTCGGCAACCAGGTGGGTGCGAAATTCATTATTATTGAGGCTCGAGATTATGACCAGGGCATAGAATACCTGGCTAACGGCGTTGTACACTTCGCGCACGTATCTCCTGTGCCTTATGTGCGAGCGAAAAACATCAATCCCAATATCAATATTCTCGTTACCGGGGTTCGCTGGAACAAAGACAGGACACAGCAGATCGATTCTTACCTGGGACATTTCGTGACGCTTAAAAGGCGCGACGACCTGAATTCCATAACCGATCTAAAAGGGTCGCGATTCGGGTTTGTCGACAAGGATTCCTCAAGTGGATACAAGTACCCGGTTGCAGAGCTGAAGAAGAAGGGCATCGAC
Proteins encoded:
- the phnD gene encoding phosphate/phosphite/phosphonate ABC transporter substrate-binding protein — translated: MFKKIASLALSCVLLVPGSGSAEQDNLPVYKFGVTPWQHGQQADDIRARYKPMMDWLGNQVGAKFIIIEARDYDQGIEYLANGVVHFAHVSPVPYVRAKNINPNINILVTGVRWNKDRTQQIDSYLGHFVTLKRRDDLNSITDLKGSRFGFVDKDSSSGYKYPVAELKKKGIDYTNYFRKFYFLGSHPRLTDAVAAGSIDAGATWDFNLKEAIAKHGDIFKIIHTTPPIPNLNISAHPSMPREMQLKIRRALTKIDKEALKLIMDTGYVVRPDEFYDVVRDMTGVRRR